A window of Strix aluco isolate bStrAlu1 chromosome 2, bStrAlu1.hap1, whole genome shotgun sequence contains these coding sequences:
- the BCOR gene encoding BCL-6 corepressor isoform X1: MLSATPLYGNVHSWMSNERVRMCGINEDRKIPVNDGDAPKSRLELREENHLNHSVVDATTAHRIDSLAALSMDRSGLMREGLRVPSSIVYSSLCGLGSEKSRDATSSIAGLGFTPERNPEIQFKSNPPEAVENAAVSGKAPNGFSAIYKTPPGIQKNSVPTGETLGLDRAAGDKQSPLGVNGASYLRLPWVNPYMEGATPTIYPFLDSPNKYSLNMYKALLPQQSTYSLPQHLAYSPVCTNGERFLYLPPSHYVAPHIPSSLASPMRLSTASASPAIPPLVHCPDKSLSWKMGVSPGNPVDAHAYPHIQSSKQPRVPAAKPAPANMPADPALLLPHSPRPSPRLPLPAQVGDAYADFHKHFPRITTSPSSAVTLPKPYVNVGGEFPPSRLSNGKLPKGSDAGEAPPPAAPHARKAGHDRKDGRSPPLLEKQTPTKDVTDKPLDLSAKVVDAETAGKSDHSKKMMPTVLVHGRAGGGTHLPGSDIVQKETISPGNGCPIYRPEIISTAPSSWIVPGPSPGEESGKSVQLKNKALDWVIPQQRSSSCPRMGGTEAAVGSVSGTVLAGGRPASASPAPNANIDCAKTARSSAESTPSVIQHVGQPVATPAKHSNKVAKSCGQEANFKASETALASSPIFLPPNEAFRSPPLPYPRSYLPYPVPEGIAISPLSLHAKGHVYPHPVLLPNGSLYPGHLAPKPGLPYSLPAGRGEFMTYQDALGMGMVHPMLLQHSALEINKEEKAERRSRSHERVRYEDPALRGRLPELLESSGKMHFEVPGDKSVKLHQSSGHSKNSAKSDKHLFPDLLRDEQEAKSEANIMKASFAAESSNQANDPTKHKVEQASQHRDFIVMREEFGRNNDLHETYNFKQAQSSSVFGVRKEELSVNQPKERVTVQPSPAFLESAHESDAPALAFGKVQEDAKPFCMGTAPPSIDANQTYTKDGADDAESADGKILKPKPSKLAKRIANSAGYVGDRFKCVTTELYADSSQLSREQRALQMEGLQEDSILCLPAAYCERAMMRFSELEMKEREGQTATKDSEVCRFSQADWENLKGNSEKKPKSVALEDAIADQNDNDRCNFTSTENNQGHFLETPEEKDLSNEKCYLERHSIYEKAEDQPTEDIGQHPCPRLDRKRKHSGERVQNDGSQNENFVDELQDELISKAKKKKSSKDDWPEREMTNNSSNHLEEPNCNEVTNLKVCIELTGLHPKKQRHLQHLRELWEQQVSPERSPSGKLGRQSRKDLAEAVQPEATAKVKDFTEERHTKKRSEAKSNRSWSEESLKTSDNEQGLPVFPVSPHMKSLSSTNANSKRQAQPSCTPASRLAAKQQKIKESRKTDGLYTDEEEDFQHASLLQKYSECEKPSGKRQCKTKHLALQERRRRSSLTGDDTTDIENAEDKVTVTRRVRKRPEPTSDCDSSPAKSYEQKLYDRLQQTPSLLPVSQPSQLPIASPPQETTPSRPMPPEARRLIVNKNAGETLLQRAARLGYEEVVLYCLENKVCDVNHRDNAGYCALHEACARGWLSIVRHLLEYGADVNCSAQDGTRPIHDAVENDHLEIVRLLLSYGADPTLATYSGRTIVKMTHSELMETFLTEYLTDLQGRSVDDPGLYWDFYGSSVCDPKDESGFDILANPPGPGDEDEDGFSDVFEFEFSDEPPLPCYNIQVCLSQGPRNWLLLSDVVKRLKMSSRIFRCNFPNLEVVTITEAEFYKQTSLSQLFCCATDLEAFNPESKELLDLVEFTSELKTLLGSSLHWLHPHEEPPFDILW, from the exons ATGCTTTCTGCAACTCCCCTGTATGGCAACGTTCATAGCTGGATGAGCAATGAAAGGGTCCGCATGTGTGGAATTAATGAAGACAG gaaaattcCCGTTAATGATGGCGATGCACCGAAAAGCAGACTGGAGTTGAGGGAGGAAAATCACCTGAATCACAGTGTG GTGGATGCGACTACAGCCCATCGCATTGACAGTCTTGCAGCTCTGAGTATGGACAGGTCTGGACTCATGCGAGAAGGACTCAGAGTCCCCAGTAGTATTGTCTATTCCAGCTTGTGCGGACTCGGCTCGGAAAAATCACGGGATGCTACGAGTTCAATAGCCGGGCTTGGATTTACTCCTGAAAGAAATCCAGAGATACAGTTTAAGTCTAATCCACCCGAAGCGGTAGAAAACGCAGCTGTCTCTGGAAAAGCCCCGAACGGGTTCAGCGCTATATACAAAACACCACCTGGAATACAAAAAAACTCTGTCCCGACGGGGGAGACGCTGGGTTTGGACCGAGCTGCGGGTGACAAGCAGAGTCCCCTCGGCGTCAATGGTGCTAGTTACCTAAGGCTCCCCTGGGTAAACCCCTATATGGAGGGCGCAACGCCCACCATATACCCTTTCCTTGACTCACCAAATAAGTATTCGTTGAACATGTACAAGGCATTGCTACCTCAGCAGTCCACCTACAGCTTACCGCAGCACCTGGCTTACTCGCCCGTATGTACAAACGGTGAACGTTTTTTATACCTGCCTCCTTCCCACTACGTTGCTCCCCACATCCCTTCGTCGCTGGCATCGCCCATGAGGCTCTCAACTGCTTCGGCTTCACCGGCGATCCCGCCTTTGGTGCACTGTCCGGATAAGAGCTTGTCGTGGAAGATGGGTGTCAGCCCTGGCAACCCTGTTGATGCGCATGCCTACCCCCACATCCAGAGCAGCAAGCAGCCCCGGGTCCCTGCCGCCAAGCCGGCCCCTGCCAACATGCCAGCGGACCCTGCGCTCCTCCTGCCTCACTCGCCCCGGCCgtccccccgcctccccctgcCCGCCCAGGTGGGAGACGCCTATGCCGATTTCCACAAACACTTCCCCAGGATCACCACATCCCCCTCCTCCGCCGTTACCCTCCCAAAGCCCTACGTGAATGTTGGCGGTGAATTTCCACCCTCCCGCCTCTCCAATGGGAAGCTTCCCAAAGGCAGCGATGCCGGGGAGGCACCCCCGCCAGCCGCCCCCCACGCACGGAAAGCTGGCCATGACCGGAAAGATGGCAGGTCCCCCCCACTCCTGGAAAAGCAGACCCCGACCAAAGACGTCACCGACAAACCGCTGGACTTGTCGGCGAAAGTCGTTGACGCGGAAACCGCTGGCAAGTCGGACCACAGTAAGAAAATGATGCCGACGGTGCTGGTGCATGGCAGGGCGGGAGGGGGGACTCACTTGCCCGGCAGCGACATCGTTCAGAAAGAAACCATTTCTCCTGGGAATGGCTGCCCCATCTACAGGCCTGAAATTATCAGCACGGCGCCATCCTCCTGGATCGTTCCTGGTCCCAGCCCCGGCGAGGAGAGCGGGAAGAGCGTCCAGTTGAAAAACAAGGCGCTGGACTGGGTGATCCCGCAGCAGCggagctcctcctgccccaggaTGGGTGGCACGGAGGCGGCAGTTGGCAGCGTTTCGGGGACGGTGTTGGCAGGGGGGCGGCCAGCGTCAGCGTCGCCGGCTCCCAACGCCAACATAGATTGTGCCAAGACGGCCAGGAGCTCTGCGGAGAGCACCCCTTCAGTCATACAGCATGTCGGGCAGCCCGTCGCCACCCCTGCAAAACACAGCAATAAGGTGGCCAAGTCCTGCGGCCAGGAAGCCAACTTCAAGGCGAGCGAGACCGCCCTGGCCTCCAGCCCCATATTCCTGCCGCCCAATGAGGCGTTTCGCTCCCCGCCTCTGCCCTACCCCAGGAGTTACCTCCCGTACCCGGTGCCGGAGGGGATAGCCATCAGCCCTCTCTCCCTCCATGCGAAAGGACACGTGTATCCGCACCCTGTCTTGCTGCCCAACGGCAGCCTCTACCCCGGCCACTTGGCTCCCAAACCCGGCCTCCCTTACAGcctgccggcggggcggggggagttCATGACCTACCAGGATgcgctggggatggggatggtgcACCCCATGCTACTGCAGCATTCGGCTTTGGAGATCAACAAGGAGGAGAAGGCGGAGAGGAGGTCGCGGTCGCACGAGAGGGTCCGCTACGAGGATCCGGCTCTGCGGGGCCGGTTGCCAGAGCTCCTGGAGAGCAGTGGGAAGATGCATTTCGAAGTACCTGGTGACAAGAGTGTGAAATTGCACCAGAGCTCTGGCCACAGTAAAAACTCGGCCAAAAGTGACAAACACCTCTTCCCCGATCTTCTGCGAGACGAGCAAGAGGCTAAAAGCGAAGCAAACATAATGAAAGCCAGCTTTGCTGCAGAAAGCAGTAATCAGGCTAATGACCCTACAAAGCACAAGGTAGAGCAGGCGTCGCAGCACAGAGATTTTATTGTAATGAGAGAGGAGTTTGGAAGAAATAATGATCTTCATGAAACCTATAATTTCAAGCAAGCCCAGAGTTCATCGGTTTTTGGCGTAAGGAAAGAAGAGTTATCTGTGAACCAGCCTAAAGAGAGAGTGACGGTCCAGCCTTCGCCCGCGTTCTTGGAAAGCGCTCATGAGAGTGATGCTCCAGCTCTGGCTTTTGGCAAGGTGCAGGAGGACGCAAAGCCATTCTGCATGGGGACCGCGCCACCGAGCATCGACGCCAACCAGACCTATACCAAAGACGGAGCTGACGACGCAGAATCTGCTGATGGCAAAATATTGAAACCCAAGCCGTCTAAGTTGGCCAAGAGGATCGCAAACTCTGCTGGTTATGTAGGTGATCGATTCAAGTGTGTGACGACCGAACTGTACGCAGACTCCAGCCAGCTCAGCCGGGAGCAGCGGGCGTTGCAG ATGGAAGGATTACAAGAGGACAGTATTTTATGTCTACCTGCTGCTTACTGTGAG CGTGCAATGATGCGCTTCTCAGAGTTGGagatgaaagagagagaaggccAAACAGCTACCAAagactcagaggtctgcagatTCAGCCAGGCAGACTGGGAAAACTTGAAAGGAAACAGTGAAAAGAAGCCAAAGTCTGTCGCTCTGGAAGATGCCATTGCTGACCAAAATGACAATGACAGAT gtaacTTTACTAGTACAGAAAACAACCAAGGTCACTTTCTTGAAACTCCAGAGGAAAAAGATCTCTCAAATGAGAAATGTTATTTAGAGAGACATTCTATATATGAAAAAGCGGAAGACCAGCCAACAGAAGATATTGGCCAACATCCATGTCCACGTCTGGACAGGAAGCGTAAACACTCTGGTGAGAGAGTGCAAAATGATGGCAGCCAAAATGAAAACTTTGTGGACGAACTGCAGGATGAACTTAtatcaaaagcaaaaaagaagaagagCTCCAAAG ATGACTGGCCTGAGAGGGAAATGACAAACAATTCCTCTAACCACTTAGAAGAGCCCAATTGTAATGAGGTGACCAACCTGAAGGTGTGCATTGAATTAACAGGGCTCCATCCCAAAAAGCAGCGTCACCTGCAGCATCTTAGGGAACTATGGGAGCAGCAGGTGTCACCAGAGAGATCCCCGTCCGGCAAGTTGGGCCGGCAAAGCAGGAAAGATTTAGCTGAGGCTGTTCAGCCAGAGGCCACTGCAAAGGTCAAAGACTTCACAGAAGAAAGGCACACCAAGAAAAGGTCAGAGGCCAAAAGCAATAGAAGTTGGTCTGAAGAGTCCCTCAAAACAAGTGACAATGAACAAG GCTTGCCCGTATTCCCAGTGTCTCCGCACATGAAGAGCCTTTCATCCACCAATGCAAACAGCAAAAGGCAGGCTCAGCCAAGCTGTACTCCAGCCTCGAGGTTGGCTGCcaaacagcagaaaattaaagaaagCCGGAAGACAGATGGGCTGTACACAGACGAAGAGGAGGATTTCCAACATGCATCTCTGCTGCAGAAATACAGCGAGTGTGAGAAGCCATCAGGGAAACGTCAgtgtaaaacaaaacacttggcactgcaggagaggagaaggaggtcATCTCTGACAGGGGATGACACCACAGATATCGAAAATGCTGAAGATAAG GTCACGGTAACGAGGAGAGTCAGGAAGCGACCAGAGCCTACTTCAGACTGTGACTCCTCGCCAGCCAAGTCATACGAGCAGAAGCTGTATGATCGCCTGCAGCAGACTCCCTCATTACTACCCGTCTCACAGCCCTCGCAGCTGCCGATCGCAAGCCCCCCTCAGGAGACCACCCCGAGCCGGCCCATGCCACCCGAAGCGCGGAGGCTTATTGTCAATAAGAATGCGGGGGAAACGCTGCTGCAGCGGGCGGCACGCCTTGGTTACGAG GAAGTGGTTCTGTATTGTTTGGAAAACAAGGTGTGTGATGTGAATCATCGTGACAACGCGGGTTACTGTGCCCTGCATGAGGCCTGTGCCAGAGGCTGGCTGAGCATCGTGCGGCATCTCCTCGAGTACGGGGCTGACGTCAACTGCAGCGCTCAGGATGGAACGAG ACCAATCCATGATGCAGTTGAAAACGATCACTTGGAAATTGTCCGCCTTTTACTGTCTTACGGTGCTGATCCAACGCTTGCGACCTACTCTGGGAGGACCATTGTGAAAATGACCCACAGCGAGCTCATGGAGACCTTCCTCACAG agtATTTAACTGACCTGCAAGGTCGAAGTGTTGATGACCCTGGTTTGTACTGGGATTTCTATGGCAGCTCTGTGTGCG ATCCAAAAGACGAATCTGGATTTGACATCTTGGCAAATCCTCCTGGCCCAGGTGATGAAGATGAAGATGGCTTTAGCGATGTGTTTGAATTTGAATTTTCGGATGAGCCTCCCTTGCCATGTTACAACATTCAAGTGTGTCTCTCTCAGGG ACCACGAAACTGGCTTTTGCTCTCGGACGTGGTGAAGAGGCTAAAAATGTCATCTCGCATCTTCCGCTGCAACTTCCCCAATCTGGAAGTTGTCACCATTACGGAGGCAGAGTTTTACAAACAGACTTCCCTCAGCCAGTTGTTCTGTTGCGCTACGGACCTTGAAGCTTTTAACCCGGAGAGCAAAGAGCTGTTGGACTTGGTAGAGTTTACAAGCGAACTCAAGACTTTGCTCGGCTCCTCGCTTCACTGGTTGCATCCGCACGAGGAACCTCCCTTCGACATCCTCTGGTGA
- the BCOR gene encoding BCL-6 corepressor isoform X3 → MLSATPLYGNVHSWMSNERVRMCGINEDRKIPVNDGDAPKSRLELREENHLNHSVVDATTAHRIDSLAALSMDRSGLMREGLRVPSSIVYSSLCGLGSEKSRDATSSIAGLGFTPERNPEIQFKSNPPEAVENAAVSGKAPNGFSAIYKTPPGIQKNSVPTGETLGLDRAAGDKQSPLGVNGASYLRLPWVNPYMEGATPTIYPFLDSPNKYSLNMYKALLPQQSTYSLPQHLAYSPVCTNGERFLYLPPSHYVAPHIPSSLASPMRLSTASASPAIPPLVHCPDKSLSWKMGVSPGNPVDAHAYPHIQSSKQPRVPAAKPAPANMPADPALLLPHSPRPSPRLPLPAQVGDAYADFHKHFPRITTSPSSAVTLPKPYVNVGGEFPPSRLSNGKLPKGSDAGEAPPPAAPHARKAGHDRKDGRSPPLLEKQTPTKDVTDKPLDLSAKVVDAETAGKSDHSKKMMPTVLVHGRAGGGTHLPGSDIVQKETISPGNGCPIYRPEIISTAPSSWIVPGPSPGEESGKSVQLKNKALDWVIPQQRSSSCPRMGGTEAAVGSVSGTVLAGGRPASASPAPNANIDCAKTARSSAESTPSVIQHVGQPVATPAKHSNKVAKSCGQEANFKASETALASSPIFLPPNEAFRSPPLPYPRSYLPYPVPEGIAISPLSLHAKGHVYPHPVLLPNGSLYPGHLAPKPGLPYSLPAGRGEFMTYQDALGMGMVHPMLLQHSALEINKEEKAERRSRSHERVRYEDPALRGRLPELLESSGKMHFEVPGDKSVKLHQSSGHSKNSAKSDKHLFPDLLRDEQEAKSEANIMKASFAAESSNQANDPTKHKVEQASQHRDFIVMREEFGRNNDLHETYNFKQAQSSSVFGVRKEELSVNQPKERVTVQPSPAFLESAHESDAPALAFGKVQEDAKPFCMGTAPPSIDANQTYTKDGADDAESADGKILKPKPSKLAKRIANSAGYVGDRFKCVTTELYADSSQLSREQRALQMEGLQEDSILCLPAAYCERAMMRFSELEMKEREGQTATKDSEVCRFSQADWENLKGNSEKKPKSVALEDAIADQNDNDRCNFTSTENNQGHFLETPEEKDLSNEKCYLERHSIYEKAEDQPTEDIGQHPCPRLDRKRKHSGERVQNDGSQNENFVDELQDELISKAKKKKSSKGLPVFPVSPHMKSLSSTNANSKRQAQPSCTPASRLAAKQQKIKESRKTDGLYTDEEEDFQHASLLQKYSECEKPSGKRQCKTKHLALQERRRRSSLTGDDTTDIENAEDKVTVTRRVRKRPEPTSDCDSSPAKSYEQKLYDRLQQTPSLLPVSQPSQLPIASPPQETTPSRPMPPEARRLIVNKNAGETLLQRAARLGYEEVVLYCLENKVCDVNHRDNAGYCALHEACARGWLSIVRHLLEYGADVNCSAQDGTRPIHDAVENDHLEIVRLLLSYGADPTLATYSGRTIVKMTHSELMETFLTEYLTDLQGRSVDDPGLYWDFYGSSVCDPKDESGFDILANPPGPGDEDEDGFSDVFEFEFSDEPPLPCYNIQVCLSQGPRNWLLLSDVVKRLKMSSRIFRCNFPNLEVVTITEAEFYKQTSLSQLFCCATDLEAFNPESKELLDLVEFTSELKTLLGSSLHWLHPHEEPPFDILW, encoded by the exons ATGCTTTCTGCAACTCCCCTGTATGGCAACGTTCATAGCTGGATGAGCAATGAAAGGGTCCGCATGTGTGGAATTAATGAAGACAG gaaaattcCCGTTAATGATGGCGATGCACCGAAAAGCAGACTGGAGTTGAGGGAGGAAAATCACCTGAATCACAGTGTG GTGGATGCGACTACAGCCCATCGCATTGACAGTCTTGCAGCTCTGAGTATGGACAGGTCTGGACTCATGCGAGAAGGACTCAGAGTCCCCAGTAGTATTGTCTATTCCAGCTTGTGCGGACTCGGCTCGGAAAAATCACGGGATGCTACGAGTTCAATAGCCGGGCTTGGATTTACTCCTGAAAGAAATCCAGAGATACAGTTTAAGTCTAATCCACCCGAAGCGGTAGAAAACGCAGCTGTCTCTGGAAAAGCCCCGAACGGGTTCAGCGCTATATACAAAACACCACCTGGAATACAAAAAAACTCTGTCCCGACGGGGGAGACGCTGGGTTTGGACCGAGCTGCGGGTGACAAGCAGAGTCCCCTCGGCGTCAATGGTGCTAGTTACCTAAGGCTCCCCTGGGTAAACCCCTATATGGAGGGCGCAACGCCCACCATATACCCTTTCCTTGACTCACCAAATAAGTATTCGTTGAACATGTACAAGGCATTGCTACCTCAGCAGTCCACCTACAGCTTACCGCAGCACCTGGCTTACTCGCCCGTATGTACAAACGGTGAACGTTTTTTATACCTGCCTCCTTCCCACTACGTTGCTCCCCACATCCCTTCGTCGCTGGCATCGCCCATGAGGCTCTCAACTGCTTCGGCTTCACCGGCGATCCCGCCTTTGGTGCACTGTCCGGATAAGAGCTTGTCGTGGAAGATGGGTGTCAGCCCTGGCAACCCTGTTGATGCGCATGCCTACCCCCACATCCAGAGCAGCAAGCAGCCCCGGGTCCCTGCCGCCAAGCCGGCCCCTGCCAACATGCCAGCGGACCCTGCGCTCCTCCTGCCTCACTCGCCCCGGCCgtccccccgcctccccctgcCCGCCCAGGTGGGAGACGCCTATGCCGATTTCCACAAACACTTCCCCAGGATCACCACATCCCCCTCCTCCGCCGTTACCCTCCCAAAGCCCTACGTGAATGTTGGCGGTGAATTTCCACCCTCCCGCCTCTCCAATGGGAAGCTTCCCAAAGGCAGCGATGCCGGGGAGGCACCCCCGCCAGCCGCCCCCCACGCACGGAAAGCTGGCCATGACCGGAAAGATGGCAGGTCCCCCCCACTCCTGGAAAAGCAGACCCCGACCAAAGACGTCACCGACAAACCGCTGGACTTGTCGGCGAAAGTCGTTGACGCGGAAACCGCTGGCAAGTCGGACCACAGTAAGAAAATGATGCCGACGGTGCTGGTGCATGGCAGGGCGGGAGGGGGGACTCACTTGCCCGGCAGCGACATCGTTCAGAAAGAAACCATTTCTCCTGGGAATGGCTGCCCCATCTACAGGCCTGAAATTATCAGCACGGCGCCATCCTCCTGGATCGTTCCTGGTCCCAGCCCCGGCGAGGAGAGCGGGAAGAGCGTCCAGTTGAAAAACAAGGCGCTGGACTGGGTGATCCCGCAGCAGCggagctcctcctgccccaggaTGGGTGGCACGGAGGCGGCAGTTGGCAGCGTTTCGGGGACGGTGTTGGCAGGGGGGCGGCCAGCGTCAGCGTCGCCGGCTCCCAACGCCAACATAGATTGTGCCAAGACGGCCAGGAGCTCTGCGGAGAGCACCCCTTCAGTCATACAGCATGTCGGGCAGCCCGTCGCCACCCCTGCAAAACACAGCAATAAGGTGGCCAAGTCCTGCGGCCAGGAAGCCAACTTCAAGGCGAGCGAGACCGCCCTGGCCTCCAGCCCCATATTCCTGCCGCCCAATGAGGCGTTTCGCTCCCCGCCTCTGCCCTACCCCAGGAGTTACCTCCCGTACCCGGTGCCGGAGGGGATAGCCATCAGCCCTCTCTCCCTCCATGCGAAAGGACACGTGTATCCGCACCCTGTCTTGCTGCCCAACGGCAGCCTCTACCCCGGCCACTTGGCTCCCAAACCCGGCCTCCCTTACAGcctgccggcggggcggggggagttCATGACCTACCAGGATgcgctggggatggggatggtgcACCCCATGCTACTGCAGCATTCGGCTTTGGAGATCAACAAGGAGGAGAAGGCGGAGAGGAGGTCGCGGTCGCACGAGAGGGTCCGCTACGAGGATCCGGCTCTGCGGGGCCGGTTGCCAGAGCTCCTGGAGAGCAGTGGGAAGATGCATTTCGAAGTACCTGGTGACAAGAGTGTGAAATTGCACCAGAGCTCTGGCCACAGTAAAAACTCGGCCAAAAGTGACAAACACCTCTTCCCCGATCTTCTGCGAGACGAGCAAGAGGCTAAAAGCGAAGCAAACATAATGAAAGCCAGCTTTGCTGCAGAAAGCAGTAATCAGGCTAATGACCCTACAAAGCACAAGGTAGAGCAGGCGTCGCAGCACAGAGATTTTATTGTAATGAGAGAGGAGTTTGGAAGAAATAATGATCTTCATGAAACCTATAATTTCAAGCAAGCCCAGAGTTCATCGGTTTTTGGCGTAAGGAAAGAAGAGTTATCTGTGAACCAGCCTAAAGAGAGAGTGACGGTCCAGCCTTCGCCCGCGTTCTTGGAAAGCGCTCATGAGAGTGATGCTCCAGCTCTGGCTTTTGGCAAGGTGCAGGAGGACGCAAAGCCATTCTGCATGGGGACCGCGCCACCGAGCATCGACGCCAACCAGACCTATACCAAAGACGGAGCTGACGACGCAGAATCTGCTGATGGCAAAATATTGAAACCCAAGCCGTCTAAGTTGGCCAAGAGGATCGCAAACTCTGCTGGTTATGTAGGTGATCGATTCAAGTGTGTGACGACCGAACTGTACGCAGACTCCAGCCAGCTCAGCCGGGAGCAGCGGGCGTTGCAG ATGGAAGGATTACAAGAGGACAGTATTTTATGTCTACCTGCTGCTTACTGTGAG CGTGCAATGATGCGCTTCTCAGAGTTGGagatgaaagagagagaaggccAAACAGCTACCAAagactcagaggtctgcagatTCAGCCAGGCAGACTGGGAAAACTTGAAAGGAAACAGTGAAAAGAAGCCAAAGTCTGTCGCTCTGGAAGATGCCATTGCTGACCAAAATGACAATGACAGAT gtaacTTTACTAGTACAGAAAACAACCAAGGTCACTTTCTTGAAACTCCAGAGGAAAAAGATCTCTCAAATGAGAAATGTTATTTAGAGAGACATTCTATATATGAAAAAGCGGAAGACCAGCCAACAGAAGATATTGGCCAACATCCATGTCCACGTCTGGACAGGAAGCGTAAACACTCTGGTGAGAGAGTGCAAAATGATGGCAGCCAAAATGAAAACTTTGTGGACGAACTGCAGGATGAACTTAtatcaaaagcaaaaaagaagaagagCTCCAAAG GCTTGCCCGTATTCCCAGTGTCTCCGCACATGAAGAGCCTTTCATCCACCAATGCAAACAGCAAAAGGCAGGCTCAGCCAAGCTGTACTCCAGCCTCGAGGTTGGCTGCcaaacagcagaaaattaaagaaagCCGGAAGACAGATGGGCTGTACACAGACGAAGAGGAGGATTTCCAACATGCATCTCTGCTGCAGAAATACAGCGAGTGTGAGAAGCCATCAGGGAAACGTCAgtgtaaaacaaaacacttggcactgcaggagaggagaaggaggtcATCTCTGACAGGGGATGACACCACAGATATCGAAAATGCTGAAGATAAG GTCACGGTAACGAGGAGAGTCAGGAAGCGACCAGAGCCTACTTCAGACTGTGACTCCTCGCCAGCCAAGTCATACGAGCAGAAGCTGTATGATCGCCTGCAGCAGACTCCCTCATTACTACCCGTCTCACAGCCCTCGCAGCTGCCGATCGCAAGCCCCCCTCAGGAGACCACCCCGAGCCGGCCCATGCCACCCGAAGCGCGGAGGCTTATTGTCAATAAGAATGCGGGGGAAACGCTGCTGCAGCGGGCGGCACGCCTTGGTTACGAG GAAGTGGTTCTGTATTGTTTGGAAAACAAGGTGTGTGATGTGAATCATCGTGACAACGCGGGTTACTGTGCCCTGCATGAGGCCTGTGCCAGAGGCTGGCTGAGCATCGTGCGGCATCTCCTCGAGTACGGGGCTGACGTCAACTGCAGCGCTCAGGATGGAACGAG ACCAATCCATGATGCAGTTGAAAACGATCACTTGGAAATTGTCCGCCTTTTACTGTCTTACGGTGCTGATCCAACGCTTGCGACCTACTCTGGGAGGACCATTGTGAAAATGACCCACAGCGAGCTCATGGAGACCTTCCTCACAG agtATTTAACTGACCTGCAAGGTCGAAGTGTTGATGACCCTGGTTTGTACTGGGATTTCTATGGCAGCTCTGTGTGCG ATCCAAAAGACGAATCTGGATTTGACATCTTGGCAAATCCTCCTGGCCCAGGTGATGAAGATGAAGATGGCTTTAGCGATGTGTTTGAATTTGAATTTTCGGATGAGCCTCCCTTGCCATGTTACAACATTCAAGTGTGTCTCTCTCAGGG ACCACGAAACTGGCTTTTGCTCTCGGACGTGGTGAAGAGGCTAAAAATGTCATCTCGCATCTTCCGCTGCAACTTCCCCAATCTGGAAGTTGTCACCATTACGGAGGCAGAGTTTTACAAACAGACTTCCCTCAGCCAGTTGTTCTGTTGCGCTACGGACCTTGAAGCTTTTAACCCGGAGAGCAAAGAGCTGTTGGACTTGGTAGAGTTTACAAGCGAACTCAAGACTTTGCTCGGCTCCTCGCTTCACTGGTTGCATCCGCACGAGGAACCTCCCTTCGACATCCTCTGGTGA